The Kluyvera intermedia genome window below encodes:
- a CDS encoding phage tail assembly protein T codes for MLSEMSATEYSGWVNHFAATPFSEELLDAEFATTKGLIVTMLTGNSDINDADFSLLSKPDDEPEKTDDDLMLAGEGIFGGVRYGPAD; via the coding sequence ATGTTAAGCGAAATGAGTGCGACGGAATATTCTGGCTGGGTCAATCATTTTGCCGCAACGCCATTCAGTGAAGAGTTGCTGGATGCCGAGTTTGCGACGACTAAAGGGCTGATTGTAACGATGCTCACGGGCAATAGTGACATAAATGATGCTGATTTCAGCCTCCTTTCTAAACCGGATGATGAGCCAGAAAAAACGGATGATGATCTGATGCTGGCGGGAGAGGGGATATTTGGGGGAGTGAGATATGGCCCAGCAGATTAG